ATCGATTCGGCGATGTTGTTGTTGCCGCGCCAGTCGGTGGCCCGCTCCGCGTAGGTGAACTGGTCCATGTAGTGGCCGCCGGTGCGCGCGGCGAGGGCCGCGGACTCCTCGTACATCGTGCGTGAGTCGTCGACGAAGTGACACTCCCCGCCGTGGAACTCGATGAGCCGGCACTTCTCGGGGCTGGTCGTGCGCGGCATGACGGCGATGAAGGGGACACCGACGAGCTTCGCGAAGTACGCCTCGGAGACGGCCGTCGAGCCGCTGGAGGCCTCGATGACGGGCTTGCCCGGCCGGATCCAGCCGTTGCAGAGCCCGTAGAGGAAGAGGGAGCGGGCGAGGCGGTGCTTGAGGCTGCCGGTGGGGTGGGTCGACTCGTCCTTGAGGTAGAGGTCGATGCCCCACTTCTCGGGGAGCGGGAAGCGCAGCAGGTGGGTGTCGGCGGAGCGGTTGGAGTCGGCCTGGACCTTGCGGACGGCCTCCTTCAGCCAGGCCCGGTACGCCGGGTCGCTGCGGTCGACGTCGACGGTCGCCGCGCTGGCCACCGGTGCGGTGGCCGTGCTGTTCTCCGTGGTGCTCATCCGTCCCACTCCTTGCTCACTGCCACTGGTCCCCACCGCCGACAATACCCCTCCGACCTGGGCAAACGTTCCCTTTGACGTCCCATAGGCCTCCCTTTGGCGGGGCCACTGGTGCCCTCGCCGACGGCCCGGCACACTGGTATCGGCAACCGGGTGAAAGGGGCGGACCGGCATGGCGGAACCCGAGTTCAGCGCGAGGGGCGTACGGATCGCACGCTGGCCCCGCTCCCTGACGCACGCCGGGGAGGTACGGATCGAGGACGGCCGGCTCGCGCTCCTCACGAGCTACGGCAGCGAGATCGACAGCGCGCCGGTGACCTCCGTCCGGGCGGGTCGGCCCTGGTTCGCCAAGGGCGACGAGGCGGTGGCGACCGTGAACGGGACCCGGTACCTGCTGACCCTGCGCCACGAGGACGGTGACGGGACCGAGGAGTACGGAAGCTTCCTCGCGGCGCTCAGGCGGGCGGGCGGCGGAAGTTGATCGACACCCCCTGGCATCGGACCTGACCTGCCGTGAATCGCCGCGAGTTGCGGTGCGGTCACCACTGGTTCACGCTGGAACCACCTCACCGAGGGTTCACCGGTGGTGACGTTACGCTTCGGTCGCCACCTTGCTGTACCGCACGAGAGATCCGAATCTTCGTCTTCTTCCGGACTACTTCGGGGAGTCGCAGCCGTGATCAGCGAGCCGAGCAGGTATTACGCGGTGGAGCTCCAGGCTCTGCCGTCGCGGATCGGTCAGGTCCGCAGGATTGTCTCCGCGCATCTCCGCCACTGGCATCTCGACGCCTTGATCGACCATGCGGCGCTCGGCGTCACCGAGCTTCTGACCAATGTCCACCGGCACGCGCAGCCGGACAAGCGGTGCACGGTCGAGATCGAGCTGCTGCTCGACCGGCTCACCGTCTCGGTCAGGGACCACGACCCCCGAATACCGGAGGCCGGAGCCCTGCACGACCGCGGCGGACTGAACGACCTCGACACATTCGACGGACTCGACGCATTCGACGCGTACGAGGGGCTCGCCACCTCCGGGCGGGGCCTCGCCATCGTCGGTGCGGTCAGCGAGAGTTGGGGCATCCGCCCGTGCGGCGCCGACGGGAAGGTCGTGTGGTTCACCCTCTCGGCGCCGCCGCCCGCCGTCCCGGTCGAGGAGCACGCGCACGCCGTGTACGGCTCCACGACCGAGGGTCCCTTCGCGGGGTACGGACAGTTCCCCGACGTCGTCCCGGACGTCCCCTTCGGTGCCCCGGTCGAACCGGCCCTGGCCCCGTTGCTCGCCGGCGCGGTCCT
Above is a genomic segment from Streptomyces sp. NBC_00094 containing:
- a CDS encoding PLP-dependent cysteine synthase family protein, with the protein product MSTTENSTATAPVASAATVDVDRSDPAYRAWLKEAVRKVQADSNRSADTHLLRFPLPEKWGIDLYLKDESTHPTGSLKHRLARSLFLYGLCNGWIRPGKPVIEASSGSTAVSEAYFAKLVGVPFIAVMPRTTSPEKCRLIEFHGGECHFVDDSRTMYEESAALAARTGGHYMDQFTYAERATDWRGNNNIAESMFQQLKLERYPEPAWIVATAGTGGTSATIARYVHYMQHDTRICVADPENSCFFDGWTHGDPDATADCGSRIEGIGRPRMEPSFVPGAIDRMMKVPDAASVAAVRALETAIGRKAGGSTGTGLWSAFKIVAEMVQQERTGSVVTLICDPGDRYLDKYYSDDWLAAQGLDIAPYSAAIERFLATGVWPV
- a CDS encoding ATP-binding protein; amino-acid sequence: MISEPSRYYAVELQALPSRIGQVRRIVSAHLRHWHLDALIDHAALGVTELLTNVHRHAQPDKRCTVEIELLLDRLTVSVRDHDPRIPEAGALHDRGGLNDLDTFDGLDAFDAYEGLATSGRGLAIVGAVSESWGIRPCGADGKVVWFTLSAPPPAVPVEEHAHAVYGSTTEGPFAGYGQFPDVVPDVPFGAPVEPALAPLLAGAVLAGRAG